A genomic region of Vicinamibacteria bacterium contains the following coding sequences:
- a CDS encoding CHRD domain-containing protein — translation MRGSVWLAAVGLAFGLFAGGCNDPTKGQTIFQAQLMGANEVPARSSSGSGAAGFTLDGNTVHFSVEVEGMNDIVACHIHVAPAGVSGPVRVPLCSASTPGVASGGAVNGVLVQGTFTASDVIAISFDDLLNAMRNGNAYVNVHTKVYPAGEIRGQVAMIR, via the coding sequence ATGCGCGGGTCCGTTTGGCTGGCGGCGGTCGGTCTCGCCTTCGGCCTCTTTGCCGGGGGCTGCAACGATCCCACGAAGGGTCAGACGATCTTCCAAGCCCAGTTGATGGGCGCCAACGAGGTCCCCGCCCGCAGCTCGAGCGGGAGCGGGGCCGCGGGCTTCACGCTGGACGGCAACACCGTCCATTTCAGCGTTGAAGTAGAAGGCATGAACGACATCGTCGCGTGCCACATCCATGTCGCCCCGGCCGGGGTCTCGGGGCCGGTCCGGGTTCCTCTTTGCTCGGCGTCTACCCCCGGCGTGGCGAGCGGCGGGGCGGTCAACGGCGTCCTCGTACAAGGCACTTTCACCGCCTCGGACGTGATCGCCATCAGCTTCGACGACCTCCTAAACGCCATGCGCAACGGGAACGCCTACGTCAATGTGCACACCAAGGTGTATCCGGCGGGAGAGATCCGCGGACAGGTCGCCATGATCCGCTGA
- a CDS encoding CoA-transferase: MRRPRFVGLEEAAASIPDDATIAPGGFMLGRAPMALVFALVRQGRRRLKVISMPNPLPAEILVAAGAVARVEFLFSAITLDGRVRSMPCLKRAIEAGTLAWAEHDGYRLVQSLRAAAMGLPFLPVPDFGGSALAAQNPLPTVADPFTGEQVPVERACHPDVALIHARAVDEDGNLWIEDPTTDLLTAGAARRIVATAEERLPRVPRATIPGFMVDLIVEEPRGAYPTGCTGLYPADEAHLERYLSLAEGGREAEYLRTTVLPPRRQAEVAREAAPQEVA, translated from the coding sequence CTCCCGGCGGCTTCATGCTGGGGCGGGCCCCCATGGCCCTCGTGTTCGCGCTCGTGCGCCAGGGGCGGCGGCGCCTTAAGGTCATCTCCATGCCCAACCCCCTCCCCGCGGAGATCCTGGTCGCGGCGGGGGCGGTGGCGCGGGTGGAGTTCCTGTTCTCGGCCATCACCCTCGACGGCCGGGTGCGGTCCATGCCCTGCCTGAAGAGGGCGATCGAGGCGGGCACCCTCGCCTGGGCGGAGCACGACGGCTACCGGCTCGTGCAGAGCCTCCGCGCCGCGGCCATGGGTCTGCCCTTCCTGCCCGTACCCGACTTCGGCGGCTCCGCTCTCGCCGCCCAGAACCCCCTGCCCACGGTGGCGGACCCCTTCACCGGGGAGCAGGTTCCCGTGGAGCGGGCCTGCCATCCCGACGTGGCCCTGATCCACGCGCGGGCCGTCGACGAGGACGGGAACCTCTGGATCGAGGACCCCACCACCGACCTTCTGACCGCGGGGGCTGCGCGCCGGATCGTGGCCACCGCGGAGGAGCGCCTGCCCCGGGTCCCCCGGGCCACCATCCCCGGCTTCATGGTGGACCTGATCGTGGAGGAGCCGCGCGGGGCCTACCCCACGGGGTGCACCGGCCTCTACCCCGCGGACGAGGCCCACCTCGAGCGCTACCTCTCGCTGGCGGAAGGTGGCCGGGAGGCGGAGTACCTCCGGACCACCGTGCTCCCGCCCCGTCGACAGGCGGAGGTGGCGCGGGAGGCCGCCCCCCAGGAGGTCGCATGA
- a CDS encoding CoA-transferase, translating to MIAESMPTRAETVVAAMAREIQDGDVVATGVATPLAILAIAVARATHARNLTYLAAIGSLDPEISRLRLSSEDLAYLDGRSGEITIPDLFDHARRGRVDLMFFGAAEVDGSGDTNLTAAGTLEKPRVKFPGVAGAGTLRRWVHRPVLVVGKQTRRNLVEKVQIASTSDPTRRTRLITDLGVFELGPGGAALLARHPWAAEETISDRTGFEHRVADPLPVTPPPGTDYVRAIRTIDADGLRERLVG from the coding sequence ATGATCGCGGAGAGCATGCCCACGCGGGCGGAGACGGTGGTGGCGGCCATGGCCCGGGAGATCCAGGACGGAGATGTGGTGGCCACCGGCGTCGCCACCCCCCTGGCCATCCTCGCCATCGCCGTGGCCCGGGCCACCCACGCCCGGAACCTGACCTACCTCGCCGCTATCGGTTCCCTGGACCCCGAGATCTCCCGTCTCCGCCTCTCCTCCGAGGACCTGGCGTACCTAGATGGGCGCTCGGGCGAGATCACGATCCCCGATCTGTTCGATCACGCCCGGCGCGGACGCGTCGACCTCATGTTTTTCGGGGCGGCGGAAGTGGACGGGAGCGGCGACACCAACCTGACCGCCGCGGGCACGCTCGAGAAGCCGCGGGTGAAGTTTCCGGGGGTGGCGGGTGCGGGCACCCTCCGGCGCTGGGTGCACCGCCCGGTGCTCGTGGTTGGCAAGCAGACGCGCCGCAACCTCGTGGAAAAGGTCCAGATCGCCTCCACCTCCGACCCCACCCGCCGCACGCGCCTCATCACCGACCTGGGGGTGTTCGAGCTCGGGCCGGGAGGGGCGGCCCTCCTGGCGCGCCACCCCTGGGCGGCGGAGGAGACGATCTCCGACCGGACGGGATTCGAGCACAGGGTCGCGGATCCCCTGCCCGTGACCCCGCCCCCGGGCACGGACTATGTGCGGGCCATAAGGACCATCGACGCTGACGGGCTGCGCGAGCGGCTGGTCGGCTAG
- a CDS encoding alcohol dehydrogenase catalytic domain-containing protein produces the protein MQAVVLHSFGAPDNLRTESVPDPRPGPGEVVLKVHACGVCFHDVINRRGDLPRTRVPAILGHEAAGEVVAVGEGVAAWKVGDRAATLQRLSCGECLHCRSGRRSLCKRDTRFFGEEIPGGYAAYMAAPVAGLGRVPLGIDWPVAATTCCTTGTAVHVVRTRGRVRPGETVLITGASGGVGMQAVQLARLEGARVLAVTSSGAKAEALMEAGADEVIVSHDLDFAAEVKKRTLGEGANVAIEIVGSLTFGQTLRALAPGGRLVVVGNLMTASVDLNPGLVIVKELEILGAYATTQAELDEALRLVGSGAIRPWVSEVLPLSAAPSAHDRLEKRGVAGRLVLAPGH, from the coding sequence ATGCAAGCAGTCGTGCTTCACTCGTTTGGGGCCCCCGATAACCTGCGGACGGAGTCCGTCCCCGACCCGCGCCCCGGCCCGGGCGAGGTGGTGCTCAAGGTCCACGCCTGCGGGGTGTGCTTCCACGACGTCATCAACCGCCGGGGCGACCTGCCCCGGACGCGCGTTCCCGCCATCCTGGGCCACGAGGCCGCGGGGGAGGTGGTGGCGGTGGGCGAGGGAGTCGCGGCCTGGAAGGTGGGCGACCGCGCGGCCACCCTCCAACGGCTCTCCTGCGGCGAGTGCCTCCACTGCCGCAGCGGCCGCCGGAGCCTCTGCAAGCGCGACACCCGCTTCTTTGGGGAGGAGATTCCCGGCGGCTACGCCGCCTACATGGCCGCGCCCGTGGCCGGTCTGGGTCGCGTCCCCCTCGGCATCGACTGGCCGGTGGCGGCCACCACCTGCTGCACCACCGGCACCGCCGTTCACGTGGTGCGCACGCGCGGCCGCGTGCGCCCGGGCGAGACCGTGCTCATCACCGGCGCCAGCGGGGGGGTGGGCATGCAAGCCGTGCAGCTGGCGCGGCTGGAGGGGGCCCGCGTCCTGGCCGTGACCTCGAGCGGGGCCAAGGCGGAGGCGCTAATGGAGGCGGGCGCGGACGAGGTCATCGTCTCCCACGACCTGGACTTCGCGGCCGAGGTCAAGAAGCGAACCTTGGGCGAGGGAGCCAACGTGGCCATCGAGATCGTGGGCAGCCTGACCTTCGGCCAGACCCTCCGGGCGCTCGCCCCGGGGGGACGGCTGGTGGTGGTGGGCAACCTGATGACGGCCTCCGTGGACCTGAACCCTGGCCTCGTGATCGTGAAAGAGCTGGAGATTCTCGGGGCCTACGCCACCACCCAAGCGGAGCTGGACGAGGCCCTGCGCCTGGTGGGGAGCGGGGCCATTAGGCCCTGGGTCTCCGAGGTCCTTCCCCTCTCCGCGGCGCCGAGCGCTCACGACCGCCTCGAGAAGCGCGGGGTGGCTGGGCGTCTGGTCCTGGCCCCCGGGCACTGA
- a CDS encoding aminomethyltransferase family protein, whose product MPIGTPFHSRTAPLCESMSWRDWAGYFAVSSYEVHHEREYNAIRNAAALIDVSPLFKYRVSGRDAARLVDRIVTRDAGRMAVGQVAYTHWCDGAGKVIDDGTISRLAEDVYRWTAADPSLRWIHTNGLGLDVRVEDISDHTAALALQGPTSRDILGACAQGDLAHLKYFRVMPSLIRGIPVEISRTGYTGDLGYEVWVEAEKAVALWDALIEAGRPYDVTPTGMLALDVARIEAGLLLLDVDYVGARKALIPSQKYSPYEIGLGRLVNLEKAPFIGQPALRRAAQEGPVRQLVGLEVDWSDLERLHDEAGLAPQLPAAASRVSVPVYRDGIQVGKATSSTWSPTLKRMIALATVASEAAALGTRLEMEFTVDHHRRQVGVTVSKLPFFDPPRKRA is encoded by the coding sequence ATGCCGATCGGGACCCCCTTCCACTCCCGCACCGCCCCTCTCTGCGAGAGCATGAGCTGGCGCGACTGGGCCGGGTACTTCGCGGTCAGCTCCTACGAGGTCCACCACGAGCGCGAGTACAACGCGATCCGCAACGCGGCCGCTCTCATCGACGTCTCCCCCCTCTTCAAGTACCGGGTGAGCGGGAGGGACGCGGCCCGCCTGGTGGACCGCATCGTGACCCGGGACGCCGGGCGGATGGCGGTGGGGCAGGTCGCCTACACGCACTGGTGCGACGGAGCGGGAAAGGTCATCGACGATGGGACGATCTCCCGGCTGGCCGAGGACGTGTACCGTTGGACGGCCGCGGACCCGAGCCTGCGCTGGATCCACACCAACGGCCTCGGCCTCGATGTGCGCGTGGAGGACATCTCGGACCACACCGCGGCCCTGGCCCTGCAGGGCCCGACGAGCCGCGACATCCTGGGCGCGTGCGCCCAGGGCGACCTGGCCCACCTGAAGTACTTTCGCGTGATGCCCTCGCTCATCAGAGGGATCCCGGTCGAGATCTCCCGCACCGGGTACACGGGCGACCTGGGCTACGAAGTGTGGGTGGAGGCCGAGAAGGCGGTGGCGTTGTGGGACGCCTTGATCGAGGCGGGGCGGCCGTACGACGTCACGCCCACGGGGATGCTGGCCCTGGATGTGGCCCGCATCGAGGCCGGCTTGCTCCTGCTCGACGTGGACTACGTGGGGGCCCGCAAGGCCTTGATCCCCTCCCAGAAGTACTCCCCCTACGAGATCGGTCTGGGCCGCCTCGTCAACCTGGAGAAGGCTCCCTTCATAGGGCAGCCGGCCCTCCGGCGGGCGGCGCAGGAGGGTCCGGTCCGGCAGCTCGTGGGACTGGAGGTGGACTGGAGCGACCTCGAGCGCCTGCACGATGAGGCGGGCCTCGCGCCGCAGCTGCCCGCCGCCGCCTCGCGGGTCTCCGTTCCTGTTTACCGCGACGGGATCCAGGTGGGCAAGGCGACGAGCAGCACGTGGTCCCCCACCCTAAAGAGGATGATCGCCCTCGCCACCGTAGCCTCGGAGGCGGCCGCCCTCGGCACCCGCCTGGAGATGGAGTTCACCGTGGACCATCACCGGAGGCAGGTGGGGGTGACGGTGAGCAAGCTGCCCTTCTTCGATCCCCCCCGCAAGCGCGCCTAG